One Mesotoga sp. BH458_6_3_2_1 genomic window, GTGGGATATCATTGAGCGTTTCTTCTGACTTTTCTTCTACAGTCTCTTCCAATGGAATTGATTCTCGGGAATCAAAGGATTCTAGTTTTCGCTTTATGAAATTAAGTAGCCTTGCCTTTCTAGAAGTCTTGTAGGACTGATTCTGTCTGAGTGCATAGGGAAGGTCAGCGTTAGCTAGTTCATCGCTCACCGTAACAATCTGTCCATTGAGCTTTCTTCCACTTATTATTTCGTTATGAAAGCTGTCCCATTCATATTTGACCCATTTGGAATTAAGGTTTTCCTTCGTCGTTCCAACAACTACCATTACAAGTGCCTTGTCGAGTGCTTCTTCTATGACTTCTTTGTATGCTGCTTCTCCCAGTTCCTCAATCGAGAAACTGCTCATGAAAACTCTTATGGAATTCGCTTTTAGAAGCTCGTAAAGCTCCTTAGCAATATACCAGTCCCTTGTGTACTCATCATTTTCGTCCGATACTTTGCAGGATATGAATACTTGCCAGTCTTGCGAAGAGTTGCTTGTCATCATTACACCCCTTCGATATACCT contains:
- a CDS encoding toll/interleukin-1 receptor domain-containing protein, coding for MTSNSSQDWQVFISCKVSDENDEYTRDWYIAKELYELLKANSIRVFMSSFSIEELGEAAYKEVIEEALDKALVMVVVGTTKENLNSKWVKYEWDSFHNEIISGRKLNGQIVTVSDELANADLPYALRQNQSYKTSRKARLLNFIKRKLESFDSRESIPLEETVEEKSEETLNDIP